Proteins from a genomic interval of Garra rufa chromosome 4, GarRuf1.0, whole genome shotgun sequence:
- the LOC141334151 gene encoding uncharacterized protein, whose amino-acid sequence MVFNKEESEDMKIEETFRVKHEDTEEQTDTMALKEESEVLNEMEEKEQDFINGEKSISWSQTKMTPSRKKTPETGRSYFTCQQCGKSFNQRESIKRHMRVHTGEKPFICQKCGKSFSQSGMLGVHIRVHTGVKPYACRQCGKSFTQNGSLTTHMRIHSGEKPFTCQQCGRSFNRKGNLNRHMRIHTGERPYSCQQCGNSFTHKHNLTVHMRTHTGEKPFICKLCGNSFTRKQYLNIHMRIHTGEKPYSCKQCGKSFSQKGVLKTHMKIHTEKKPFICPQCGKSFTHKNNLNVHMKIHTGEKPFTCPQCGKTFTYKASLNIHLSIHTGEKPFTCSQCGKSFTHKVTLKIHMRVHTGEKPYKCLQCEKSFTCQSNMKRHLQTHSRKKLPFSSMQEEV is encoded by the exons ATGGTGTTTaataaagaggagagtgaagacatgaagattgaagaaacattcagagtcaaacatgaagatactgaggaacaaacag acacgatggcactgaaagaggagagtgaagtactgaatgaaatggaagagaaagaacaggatttcataaatggagaaaaatctatTAGTTGGTCACAGACTAAAATGACTCCCTCAAGAAAAAAGACTCCAGAGACAGGAAGAAGTTatttcacctgtcaacagtgtggaaaaagtttcaatcaAAGAGAAAgtattaaaagacacatgagagttcacacaggagagaaacctttcatctgccaaaagtgtggaaagagtttttctcaATCTGGAATGCTTGGAGTCCACATCAGAGTTCACACCGGAGTGAAACCCTATGCCTGccgacagtgtggaaagagtttcactcaaaatggAAGCCTTACCACACAC atgagaattcactctggagagaagcctttcacctgccagcaatgtggaagaagtttcaaccgaaaaggaaaccttaacagacac atgagaattcacactggagagagaccttacagctgccaacagtgtgggaataGTTTTACGCATAAACAtaaccttactgtccacatgagaactcacactggagagaagcctttcatctgtaaACTGTGTGGGAATAGTTTTACACGGAAACAATACCTTaatatccacatgagaattcacaccggagagaaaccttactcctgcaaacagtgtgggaagagtttctcacaaaaaggagttcttaagactcacatgaaaattcacaccgaAAAGAAGCCGTTCATAtgtcctcagtgcggaaagagttttACGCATAAAAATAACCTTaatgtccacatgaaaattcacactggagagaaaccttttacttgccctcagtgtggaaagactttcacatataaagcaagtcttaacattcacttgagcattcacactggagagaaacctttcacctgctctcagtgtggaaagagtttcacgcatAAAGTAACccttaagattcacatgagagttcacactggagagaaaccatacaagtgtcttcagtgtgagaagagtttcacatgtcaaAGCAACATGAAACGTCATTTGCAAACCCATTCTAGGAAGAAACTGCCgttttcttcaatgcaagaagaggtttag